ATAGCCTTTGATAGTGACATCCATGGTAGTCTCATGAGGCAAGTTCAGTGGCAGGATATTAGCAAACCTCTGGATTTCATGTACAACAGCATCTGTGTATGGCATTTTAGTTCGATGTTCGGTTCTTGGGGGGTTTGATCCGATCACTTGATCTATTTCTTCCTGCActttttctgtgaaaacagCATATGGATCACACATACACTGTTCAAATCTCTCTTTCCCATGGTAGGAATAATGGGATAAGGAGAACTTGCTTTTTATTCAGCCCTGCTTGGGTGCAAGTCAAGGTGACTTGATGAGAAGAAAGCCACTGAATGCCCAGTTTCCACTTACTCTGAATTTCAGGATATTTCATCATGAGCAGAAGGCCCCAGCGCAAAGTGGTGGCTGTGGTATCCATGCCAGCTGTAAACAGATTTCTCACAACCTCGGTTAAGTTTTTATCATCAAAAAATGTCTCAGCCTTGCTCTtctcctggaaaaaaagaaaagaaacaatattgTTATCAGCCAGATAAATACCCAGGAAGGTATTTTTTCgtttcagaaaacacagaaaaaaagtcatacACAAACCACAGGGAAGGAAAGCTTGAAAGAAAATTGAGGTGGTACGAGGAGGCGGCTGGCATTCAATTACCTCTTGTTGTTTGACAAGAAAAGCATCGATGAAGCTCCTCTGGTCATTTGTGTCCAGGACTTTGAGATATTTTGTGAAAGTAACCTTGATAAAAttgttgatttcttttgtattctCAACAAAACTTTTGTTGGCCTTCAGGAAGAATCCAAGGATGGGGAACATATTGTACAGCTGCAAGATGGACagaggcagaggaagaaaaagcagctacTAAGTAGATGTACCACTATTCAAGAGTGTATATTAACAAAAGCCCTTACAGAAAATATCGTATAGTCTTATAATCTTGATGCAAAACACTCTTTACCcactttcttcccttcccatctATGTAAAATTGTTAACATTTGCTCTCTCTTACATATTAGTCACTCTAGCTGATGGCCTAGAAATTCCATGTTTATGTATGTGTCTTTGGCATAATTTCCTACTTCTCCACTCTTGAACTTCTCATCCCTCCCTCTCCAACTCAGTTGAAGTTCAGTGTCTCAAGAGACATTTACAATTGAAGGGACAGTTGAAGACATTTCCATAGTTTTTACATTGTTCTTTGAATGGGAGATAGGAAGTCATGGGCAACTTCAATCACCCAGGGACACTCTCCTTTTATTCTATAGCATGTTCTCCAGTTCTTCTTCATGAAAGGAAGCTACCCTCCCCCAGACTAAGAGAAACCATATGTAGTACCAAAGGTCTGCTTCCTGCCATTTCAGGATGTATCTGTCATACACAAATAGATGAATTTCGGTGACCTGGAGTGTAGTAGATACACTGTTCTCACTCTGTGTTGTGCATGATtttgaagagaaacattcaaactGTATGAATTACCGACACTGAGGGACTTCCAAAAAGCCTCAAATTTTCATTCATCAGTGACAGAAGTCTTTTGAACGTGGGGTCTTCATAGTCAAACCGCTTTCCAAACAATACGGATACAATGACATTAGCAACAGCAGAATTCAACAACTCGGTCATCTCAAGTGGCTTCCCTAGCAAAGGGAAAGATGGTACAAACAACACATTCAGTGGTTAttgtaattaattaaaatgtaacaaTAGCATGTAGAGTCTTATTGAAGTCTGGGAAATGATAGGCACAGAGTTGGCTTATAAGAAAGATGGagacagatgttttaaaagGGAATGTAGTGATTGGATAAGTAGTATTTTAAAGTGGAAACAGGGTAGATTTGGGTTAGATATAAAGAAGATATTCTTCACCATGAAGCTGatgaggcagtggaacaggaTGCCTGGAGAAGCtttgggtgccccatccctggaggaactcaagggcaggctggataggggttctgagcaacctgatttagtGGAAGCTTTCCCTGTATTTCCCAGGGAATTTGGACTACATTGtctttagaggtcccttccaacccaagtcactctatcattctatgattccattctAAGTCTTGCTGTTGGTGACTGAATCTAGTGACAGATAATCCTGGATGATGTTGTAGAAATGCATAAATGAATCTTCTGTCTCTTACTTGAAGGCATTTTCCAGACATATGCCTCTAAGGGCAATTGATTTTTCAGACCAGATGTGCACGTCCTTGCAATTGccttctctgtttctcctcAAAGTCTGTTATATATGGAGGTGCTGTACATGGAATAACAAGCCCTTTTCCTCAACTGTACTGTTTTGTATTAAACTCTGTGTTTGACTTCCAGTACTTCATAAAAGCTCTTCATTTACACACCAGGCAATTGCCTGGTAGAGAGACAAGGAGACAGACACAACTCATGTTACTCATCACAGCACTGATATTGGAGAATGATGTATCTCTGACAGAGGTCTGTATCTCTTCTTCCTTGATGCTTTGTATTCCTGAAAAGACCTTCTGAGAGAAGTCAGGTACATGCTATGAAGTTAAGAATTTCCTTACCCTTCTGTGACTCGATTACATCTATCAGGTATCCATACTCCTCTACAACATGATCTTCTATGGCCTTCTTTCCCATCCCGAAGTCTCGTAGAGTTGTAAGAGTAAATCTTCGCATCACTTTCCAGTTTTCTCCACGAGCAAATACAACTCCTGAAATGGAGAATTAAAACACATACATTGAGGTTTAAGCAAAGATACTTCATCTATACTGTGGTGGTTTCACACTGGTGGAATGCTGAGGTTCATCACGCTTCTCTTTCACCTGCGCCtcctgaaaagaaaaggggCAGAAGATATGAGAACAGCCCActcaccttttccttttcctgtttcttccacAATTGGTATTTTCGGTCTCCCAGCTAATGCATCTGCATGATTCACCAGAGCTTCCTTCACTGTGTCATATCCTGACAGCACCACCACTTTCCTCGGCCCCATCTGAACTGTGAAGACTGGGCCATATGTTTTAGACAGCTAAttgaaggaaaagcaagaagaaaaggatgacATCTGGCATAGTGAAAAACACGTGCTTTTCAGCAGGCTCAATGTTCTTCTTCCCACACAGCACTATTTTCACCAGAGCCCTGGGGTTTCCTGCTAGCAGGTATGCAAGAATACAAAGggagttgttgtttttttttcctagcttgCTCTGGGAAACCAGGAAGTTTTCTCCATCAAGAGAGAGGATCAAGAATTTGTTTGCTGCCAGTTTCCCAAAGGCTGAGTCCAATAAACAGCTCTGGTCTCCCCCCT
This region of Excalfactoria chinensis isolate bCotChi1 chromosome 3, bCotChi1.hap2, whole genome shotgun sequence genomic DNA includes:
- the LOC140249669 gene encoding cytochrome P450 2K1-like, encoding MDWASLVPAGLLLVLILLLILKTQPFWRSQVKLPPGPQPLPIIGNLHIMDLKKLGETMLQLSKTYGPVFTVQMGPRKVVVLSGYDTVKEALVNHADALAGRPKIPIVEETGKGKGVVFARGENWKVMRRFTLTTLRDFGMGKKAIEDHVVEEYGYLIDVIESQKGKPLEMTELLNSAVANVIVSVLFGKRFDYEDPTFKRLLSLMNENLRLFGSPSVSLYNMFPILGFFLKANKSFVENTKEINNFIKVTFTKYLKVLDTNDQRSFIDAFLVKQQEEKSKAETFFDDKNLTEVVRNLFTAGMDTTATTLRWGLLLMMKYPEIQKKVQEEIDQVIGSNPPRTEHRTKMPYTDAVVHEIQRFANILPLNLPHETTMDVTIKGYFIPKGTYVIPLLNSVLQDKTQWEKPCSFYPEHFLNSEGKFVKKDAFMPFSAGRRICAGETLAKMELFLFFTSLLQRFTFQPPPGVSPSDLDLSGTTRFVIAPVTHEVCAISRS